The Amycolatopsis sp. DG1A-15b genome window below encodes:
- a CDS encoding BTAD domain-containing putative transcriptional regulator, producing the protein MEFRVLGAVEATADGAPVDLGSRKQRLVLAVLLLETPRPVSLENLVDLLWPDDPPASARNTVQALVSRLRAVFRAAGGPELVTEGHGYVLRADPDTVDAHRFTALARRARAAGDEAAVELFDEALALWRGDALAGAASGEVAERLLAGLNEARWSALEDRIDAQLRLGRGRDVLAELTTLVAAHPFRQRFVGQFMLALHREGRTDAALAAFRGLRARLATELGLDPSPELTRLEAAILAADPALDPAPEPPPEPVRPAQLPHDVRGFTGRAAELARLDEPAGPGPGADIRVVTGIAGVGKTALAVRWAHRVRDRFGDGQLYLDLRGFDPDHEPLTPAVAAAQLLRALGTDPRAIPPDPDGRTALWRSLLADRQVLVLLDNARDSAQVTPLLPPSGTVLVTSRQRLGDLIARTGARAVPLSVLPAEDSRQLLETVLGPPAVAAEPAAAAELARLCGHLPLALRLAAANLGAGEVSGIAELTRELAGGDPLAGLSVDGAEESAVTTAFSVSYRALPAEHRLLFRRLALVPGQTFTAPVAARLAAVADGRAGQQLKALAAANLVERHLPGRYRFHDLLRSYAGGRVAADDTTADGAAARRRLFDHYLATADAAGRLLIPHFLRLPRPEPEQAFDGTDDALAWLDTEWPNLAAAVEHAAAHGPHEYAWHLADALRAFFHHRGHHTEWIDTATTALAAAQSDGDRQAQAAMRLSIALAGVNSGRYTEARAHLTTVLNDGLAAEWPTGRAAALNNLSAVHQRLGDAHEAIACGLEALRLCEETGMAAITMALANLGFACGQVGDFDAALGHFGRALEIAERDGARFSVAVLLVDLGHVHRDLGNPVAAEFYERALTANRELGYQYGEAAALSGRAVMEARAGDATRALTDAADAVELTRRIGDRGTEASALAALGEVCLRLDRAADSVAPLTTALDIARETSFTWCEAAALTGLAEAALAVGDAELGRTHGEAAVKLATQAGYRPLEVRAARTLAS; encoded by the coding sequence GTGGAGTTCCGCGTCCTCGGCGCCGTCGAGGCGACGGCGGACGGCGCCCCGGTCGATCTCGGCTCCCGCAAGCAGCGCCTGGTCCTCGCCGTCCTGCTCCTCGAGACGCCGCGCCCGGTCTCCCTCGAAAACCTCGTGGACCTGCTCTGGCCCGACGATCCCCCGGCCAGCGCGCGCAACACCGTCCAGGCGCTGGTCTCCCGCCTGCGCGCGGTGTTCCGCGCCGCCGGCGGCCCCGAACTCGTCACGGAGGGGCACGGGTACGTCCTGCGCGCCGACCCGGACACCGTCGACGCCCACCGCTTCACCGCGCTGGCCCGCCGGGCCCGTGCGGCCGGCGACGAGGCCGCCGTCGAACTGTTCGACGAGGCCCTCGCGCTCTGGCGGGGCGACGCCCTCGCCGGGGCCGCGTCCGGCGAAGTCGCCGAGCGGCTCCTCGCCGGGCTGAACGAAGCCCGCTGGAGCGCGCTGGAAGACCGCATCGACGCGCAGCTGCGGCTCGGCCGGGGCCGCGACGTGCTCGCCGAGCTGACGACGCTGGTCGCCGCGCACCCGTTCCGGCAGCGGTTCGTCGGCCAGTTCATGCTCGCCCTGCACCGCGAGGGCCGCACCGACGCCGCCCTCGCCGCCTTCCGCGGCCTGCGCGCCCGGCTCGCCACCGAGCTCGGGCTCGACCCCTCGCCGGAACTGACCCGCCTGGAAGCCGCGATCCTCGCCGCCGACCCGGCTCTCGACCCCGCGCCGGAGCCGCCACCCGAGCCGGTCCGCCCGGCCCAGCTGCCCCACGACGTGCGCGGCTTCACCGGCCGTGCCGCCGAGCTGGCCCGGCTCGACGAGCCGGCGGGCCCCGGTCCCGGGGCGGACATCCGCGTGGTCACCGGCATCGCCGGCGTCGGCAAGACCGCGCTCGCCGTCCGCTGGGCGCACCGCGTCCGCGACCGGTTCGGTGACGGCCAGCTCTACCTCGACCTGCGCGGGTTCGACCCGGACCACGAGCCGCTCACCCCGGCCGTCGCGGCCGCGCAGCTGCTGCGGGCGCTGGGCACCGACCCGCGCGCGATCCCGCCGGACCCGGACGGCCGCACCGCGCTGTGGCGCTCCCTGCTGGCCGACCGGCAGGTGCTCGTCCTGCTCGACAACGCCCGCGACAGCGCCCAGGTGACGCCGCTGCTGCCGCCGTCGGGCACGGTGCTGGTCACCAGCCGCCAGCGGCTGGGCGACCTCATCGCCCGCACCGGCGCGCGGGCGGTGCCGCTGTCCGTGCTGCCCGCCGAGGATTCCCGGCAGCTGCTGGAAACCGTGCTCGGGCCGCCCGCGGTCGCCGCCGAGCCGGCCGCGGCGGCGGAGCTGGCCCGGCTGTGCGGGCACCTGCCGCTGGCGCTGCGGCTGGCCGCGGCGAACCTCGGCGCGGGCGAGGTGTCCGGCATCGCGGAGCTGACGCGGGAACTCGCCGGCGGCGATCCCCTTGCCGGGCTGAGCGTCGACGGCGCCGAAGAAAGCGCCGTCACGACGGCGTTCTCCGTGTCGTACCGGGCCCTGCCCGCCGAGCACCGCCTGCTGTTCCGGCGGCTCGCGCTGGTGCCGGGCCAGACGTTCACCGCGCCGGTGGCCGCGCGGCTCGCCGCGGTCGCCGACGGCCGCGCGGGCCAGCAGCTCAAGGCCCTCGCCGCGGCCAACCTCGTCGAACGGCACCTGCCCGGCCGCTACCGCTTCCACGACCTGCTGCGCAGCTACGCGGGCGGCCGGGTCGCGGCGGACGACACCACCGCCGACGGGGCCGCGGCCCGGCGCCGGCTGTTCGACCACTACCTCGCGACGGCCGACGCGGCGGGCCGGCTGCTGATCCCGCACTTCCTCCGGCTGCCCCGGCCCGAACCGGAACAGGCCTTCGACGGCACCGACGACGCGCTGGCCTGGCTGGACACGGAGTGGCCGAACCTCGCGGCCGCCGTCGAGCACGCGGCGGCGCACGGCCCGCACGAGTACGCGTGGCACCTGGCCGACGCCCTGCGGGCGTTCTTCCACCACCGCGGCCACCACACGGAGTGGATCGACACGGCCACGACGGCGCTCGCCGCCGCCCAGTCCGACGGCGATCGGCAGGCGCAGGCGGCGATGCGGCTGTCCATCGCGCTCGCCGGGGTCAACAGCGGCCGCTACACCGAAGCCCGCGCCCATCTGACGACGGTCCTGAACGACGGGCTCGCGGCGGAGTGGCCCACCGGGCGCGCCGCGGCACTCAACAACCTGAGCGCCGTGCACCAGCGCCTCGGCGACGCGCACGAGGCGATCGCGTGCGGCCTCGAGGCGCTGCGGCTGTGCGAAGAGACCGGCATGGCGGCCATCACGATGGCGCTGGCCAACCTCGGGTTCGCCTGCGGCCAGGTCGGCGACTTCGACGCCGCGCTCGGCCACTTCGGCCGCGCGCTGGAGATCGCCGAACGCGACGGCGCGCGGTTCAGCGTGGCCGTGCTGCTGGTCGACCTCGGGCACGTCCACCGCGACCTCGGGAACCCCGTCGCGGCCGAGTTCTACGAACGGGCCCTGACCGCCAACCGGGAACTCGGCTACCAGTACGGCGAAGCGGCGGCGCTGTCCGGCCGCGCGGTCATGGAGGCCCGGGCGGGCGACGCCACCCGGGCCCTCACCGACGCGGCCGACGCGGTGGAACTGACCCGCCGCATCGGTGACCGCGGCACCGAGGCGTCGGCGCTGGCCGCGCTCGGCGAAGTCTGCCTCCGGCTGGACCGCGCGGCCGATTCCGTCGCCCCGCTGACAACAGCACTGGACATCGCCCGCGAGACCAGCTTCACGTGGTGCGAAGCCGCGGCGCTGACCGGTCTCGCCGAAGCCGCGCTCGCCGTGGGCGACGCCGAATTGGGGCGCACCCACGGCGAAGCGGCGGTCAAGCTCGCCACCCAGGCGGGCTACCGGCCCCTCGAAGTCCGGGCGGCCCGCACCCTGGCGAGCTGA
- a CDS encoding DUF488 family protein, giving the protein MQPTVVRVARLSDPAGPADGVRVLVERLWPRGTARTSVVLDGWYRGLAPSDELRTWYGHDPERFAEFAERYRAELREPDRVAALTRLRELAGDGPVTLLTASGSPSISQAAVLAAVLTGE; this is encoded by the coding sequence ATGCAGCCGACGGTCGTCCGGGTGGCGCGCCTGTCCGACCCGGCCGGGCCCGCCGACGGCGTCCGCGTGCTCGTCGAACGGCTCTGGCCCCGCGGCACCGCCCGAACATCGGTGGTCCTCGACGGCTGGTACCGCGGCCTGGCCCCCTCCGACGAGCTGCGCACCTGGTACGGCCACGACCCCGAGCGGTTCGCGGAGTTCGCCGAGCGCTATCGCGCGGAGCTGCGCGAGCCTGATCGCGTGGCGGCCCTGACCCGCCTGCGCGAGCTGGCCGGAGACGGCCCGGTGACCCTGCTGACGGCGAGCGGATCTCCCTCGATCAGCCAGGCGGCCGTGCTGGCGGCGGTGCTCACGGGGGAGTGA
- a CDS encoding glycoside hydrolase family 2 TIM barrel-domain containing protein has protein sequence MADSHSSPGLSRRGFLAAGGAALLGVVAGSAGHATPGPETPRLGDFWLFGRYDDGCTELGFDEIDLSPVQLPHCVTPLSWTGWDPASWQDRWIYRKHFTATTTERHTARFDGVMTNAEVHLNGRLVATHEGGYLPFEVALPDVVAGDNVLAVVVDGRWALDVPPNLPRGGGPSLIDFYQPAGIYRPAAVGTVPRIRLADVFARPVDVLSPGRSLHLTCTLDVPVVGEVTASVLQAGRELARGGAPVRGTTVEFDVGGLGGVRLWDVEDPALCEVVVTVQSGKHALDQRVVRTGFRDARFTTDGFFLNGRRLKLFGLNRHQWYPFAGGALPDRVQRRDAEILRRELNCTMVRCSHYPQSSAFLDACDELGLLVWEEIPGWGHVGDDAWQRRNLADVEGMVVRDRNHPSIVVWGTRVNEANGTTAMYQRTGRLARQLDPSRPTSGALASTTLGRFAGSDVEILAYNDYTARRGAPFRLRPPRPGVPYLVTETIGTIAGARAYRRTDAPGVRQQQAELHAKAHDLAAADDRYCGLLAWCAFDYPSGWQRAVGGSKYAGVSDIFRIPKPAAAFYASQADPAVRAVVEPGFAWDFTAQPAGPGPGATIWSNCDRLLLFLDDRPAGEARSRRADFPHLRYPPFAADLVVPKGRRPQLRIDGYAGGRLVVSRRFSGDRTSDVLSCVPDDPELLADGSDATRVVVAAVDRFGTLRAGTAGEVRLTLTGPGELIGDPALDFGATGGAAAVWLRPFAGSPATLTLTARHGTLGSATATVRVTANAARS, from the coding sequence ATGGCCGACTCGCACAGCAGCCCGGGCCTGTCCCGGCGCGGGTTCCTGGCTGCCGGCGGGGCCGCGCTGCTCGGAGTCGTCGCCGGGTCGGCCGGGCACGCCACACCCGGGCCGGAAACGCCGCGGCTGGGCGATTTCTGGCTGTTCGGGCGGTACGACGACGGCTGCACCGAGCTCGGCTTCGACGAGATCGACCTCTCGCCGGTGCAGCTGCCCCACTGCGTCACCCCGCTTTCGTGGACCGGGTGGGACCCGGCGTCCTGGCAGGACCGCTGGATCTACCGCAAGCACTTCACCGCGACGACGACCGAACGCCACACCGCCCGCTTCGACGGCGTCATGACGAACGCCGAAGTGCACCTCAACGGCCGGCTCGTCGCCACCCACGAAGGCGGCTACCTGCCCTTCGAGGTGGCGCTGCCGGACGTCGTGGCGGGCGACAACGTGCTGGCCGTGGTCGTCGACGGGCGGTGGGCGCTGGACGTGCCGCCCAATCTGCCGCGCGGCGGGGGGCCGTCGCTGATCGACTTCTACCAGCCGGCCGGCATCTACCGCCCCGCCGCGGTCGGCACGGTGCCCCGGATCCGGCTGGCCGACGTCTTCGCGCGGCCCGTCGACGTCCTCTCCCCCGGCCGGTCGCTGCACCTGACCTGCACGCTCGACGTGCCCGTCGTGGGCGAGGTGACCGCGTCGGTGCTCCAAGCGGGTCGCGAACTCGCCCGCGGCGGCGCGCCGGTGCGCGGCACGACGGTCGAATTCGACGTCGGCGGGCTCGGCGGGGTACGGCTCTGGGACGTCGAAGACCCCGCGCTCTGCGAAGTCGTGGTGACGGTCCAGTCCGGGAAGCACGCCCTCGACCAGCGGGTGGTGCGGACCGGGTTCCGCGACGCGCGGTTCACCACCGACGGCTTCTTCCTCAACGGACGGCGGCTCAAGCTGTTCGGGCTCAACCGCCACCAGTGGTACCCGTTCGCCGGCGGCGCGCTGCCGGACCGCGTGCAGCGGCGTGACGCGGAAATCCTGCGCCGCGAGCTGAACTGCACCATGGTCCGCTGCTCGCACTACCCGCAGTCGAGCGCGTTCCTCGACGCCTGCGACGAGCTGGGCCTGCTGGTGTGGGAGGAGATCCCGGGCTGGGGCCACGTCGGGGACGACGCCTGGCAGCGGCGGAACCTGGCGGACGTCGAGGGGATGGTGGTGCGCGACCGCAACCACCCGAGCATCGTCGTCTGGGGCACGCGGGTGAACGAGGCCAACGGCACGACGGCGATGTACCAGCGGACCGGGCGGCTGGCCCGGCAGCTCGACCCGTCCCGGCCGACCAGCGGCGCGCTGGCCAGCACCACGCTCGGCCGGTTCGCCGGCAGCGACGTCGAAATCCTGGCCTACAACGACTACACCGCCCGGCGCGGGGCACCCTTCCGGCTGCGCCCGCCGCGGCCGGGGGTGCCGTACCTGGTGACCGAGACGATCGGCACGATCGCCGGGGCCCGGGCCTACCGCCGGACCGACGCTCCTGGCGTCCGGCAGCAGCAGGCGGAACTGCACGCCAAGGCCCACGACCTGGCCGCCGCCGACGACCGCTACTGCGGGCTGCTCGCCTGGTGCGCGTTCGACTACCCGTCGGGCTGGCAGCGGGCGGTCGGCGGGTCCAAGTACGCCGGGGTGTCGGACATCTTCCGGATCCCCAAGCCCGCCGCGGCCTTCTACGCCTCGCAGGCCGACCCCGCGGTCCGGGCGGTCGTGGAGCCCGGCTTCGCCTGGGACTTCACGGCCCAGCCGGCCGGGCCCGGGCCGGGGGCGACGATCTGGTCCAACTGCGACCGCCTGCTGCTGTTCCTCGACGACCGCCCGGCGGGCGAGGCCCGCAGCCGGCGCGCGGACTTCCCGCACCTGCGCTACCCGCCGTTCGCGGCCGACCTGGTCGTGCCGAAGGGGCGGCGGCCGCAGCTGCGCATCGACGGCTACGCGGGCGGGCGGCTGGTCGTCAGCCGGCGGTTCAGCGGCGACCGGACTTCGGACGTGCTCAGCTGCGTGCCCGACGACCCGGAACTGCTCGCGGACGGCAGCGACGCGACCCGGGTGGTGGTGGCGGCGGTGGACCGCTTCGGGACGCTCCGCGCGGGGACGGCGGGCGAGGTGCGGCTGACGCTGACCGGGCCGGGCGAGCTGATCGGGGATCCGGCACTGGACTTCGGGGCGACCGGCGGCGCGGCCGCGGTGTGGCTGCGGCCGTTCGCGGGGTCGCCGGCCACCCTGACGCTGACGGCCCGGCACGGGACGCTCGGCTCGGCCACCGCCACGGTCCGGGTGACGGCGAACGCGGCACGCTCTTGA
- a CDS encoding LacI family DNA-binding transcriptional regulator has protein sequence MVVREPGAEPRAAGMKEVAAAAGVSLGTVSNVLNRPDRVSPVTRAKVEAVMAELRFVRNESARQLRAGRSRVLAYVMLDGSNPFFTDVAAGMEDAADAAGEGGLSLFLCNSAHQPSREAAYLGRLEQQRVQGVLITPVDPDAPLLGEIARRGTPVVVVDRTPEGTTHCSVAVDDVYGGEIAVRHLVEQGHERIAFIGNHTTVGQVRDRRLGALRALEAAGLGPDHLVDLTTTALTVADGRGAGQRLAGLPASVRPTAAFCANDLVALGLLQTCANLRMSVPDDLAIVGYDDIEFAAAAAVPLTSVRQPRRRLGRTAVELLLAETTETGHEHRKVVFTPELVVRASTLR, from the coding sequence ATGGTGGTCAGGGAGCCGGGTGCCGAGCCGCGCGCGGCGGGCATGAAGGAGGTCGCGGCGGCCGCCGGAGTCTCCCTCGGCACGGTGTCCAACGTGCTCAACCGGCCCGACCGGGTCAGCCCGGTGACCCGGGCCAAGGTCGAAGCCGTGATGGCCGAACTCCGCTTCGTGCGCAACGAATCCGCCCGGCAGCTGCGGGCCGGGCGCAGCCGGGTGCTGGCCTACGTCATGCTCGACGGCAGCAACCCGTTCTTCACCGATGTCGCGGCCGGCATGGAAGACGCCGCGGACGCCGCCGGTGAGGGCGGCCTTTCCCTCTTCCTCTGCAACAGCGCGCACCAGCCGTCGCGGGAGGCGGCCTACCTCGGGCGTCTCGAACAGCAGCGCGTCCAGGGCGTCCTCATCACGCCGGTCGACCCGGACGCCCCGCTGCTGGGCGAGATCGCCCGCCGCGGCACGCCGGTGGTCGTCGTCGACCGGACGCCGGAAGGCACCACGCACTGCTCGGTCGCGGTCGACGACGTCTACGGCGGCGAGATCGCCGTGCGGCACCTGGTCGAACAGGGCCACGAGCGGATCGCCTTCATCGGCAACCACACGACGGTCGGCCAGGTCCGCGACCGGCGGCTCGGCGCGTTGCGCGCCCTCGAAGCGGCCGGGCTCGGCCCGGACCACCTGGTCGACCTGACGACGACGGCGCTCACGGTGGCCGACGGCCGCGGCGCGGGCCAGCGGCTGGCCGGACTGCCGGCGTCGGTCCGCCCGACCGCCGCGTTCTGCGCCAACGACCTGGTCGCCCTCGGCCTGCTGCAGACGTGCGCGAACCTGCGCATGAGCGTCCCGGACGACCTGGCGATCGTGGGCTACGACGACATCGAGTTCGCCGCGGCGGCCGCGGTCCCGCTGACGTCGGTCCGCCAGCCGCGGCGGCGCCTGGGCCGCACGGCCGTCGAGCTGCTGCTGGCGGAAACGACCGAAACCGGCCACGAACACCGGAAGGTCGTGTTCACCCCGGAGCTGGTGGTCCGCGCCTCGACCCTGCGCTGA